TTCCGAGCGCATCATCGAGCCACACTCGTCGCAGAATTGCATACCTCGCCTTCGCACTCCGGCAGTTAATGTTCGTCGTTCAAAATCGTGCGATCCGGACCCGTGTCGGTGACGACCGGGCAGTTGCTCACGCGGAACTGGCCGTCTTCGAGCACTTCGATGATTTCGGTTCCCTCGTGGGTACAGCTGACCTCCGGCGGCTCGGTGAAGAAGGGACACTGCTGGCAGTAGTCACGTTTGTCGACGAGCGTTTCGCTCCCGGCTGACGTGGCTCGTTTGTCGGCCTGCCCCCGACTGGTGGCCTGCTCGTCGGGCGTCGACGCCGACGCACCCGGCTCGTCGGTGTCGAACTCGGTGGCCGAGTCTGTGGATTCCTCGGTATCGAACGACCGGGCATCGGCCTCCGTATCGGCCAGTTCGTCCCACAGCGCCTCGCCGTCGACCTCGTCGACGCCCATCTCGTCGAACACCTCGTCGGCGTCGGGTGCCTCTTCGGTCTCCGAGAGCCCACTGGCTGACTCGGTGGAGTCGGTGAACGTGTCGGTTGGCTCGGTTTCTGTAAACTGGTCGACCTCTGTGTTGTCTGGATCGGGTTCGGTAAACTCCTCGACCTTGGTGTCTGTCGACGCTGATTCGTCGACCTCCGCTACCTCGGAGTCGTTCGGATCGGGTTCGGTAAACTCCTCGAACTCGGCGTCGTCCGGGTTGGTTTCGGCGAACTTGTCGACCTCCTCCCAGAGGTCGCCGGTCGACTCCTCGTCATCCTCAGAGTTACCGCTCATCGCTCATCCTGCCGCGCCCGGTCGTCGGTTGCGGGCTGCGATTCGGTGTCGGCATCGAACGGTTCCTCGGTGGTCGACCCCGCTTCGAGCGCTGGCCGGTCGGCGATGGTGAGCCACGCCGAGTTGAAGAACATCGACCCCGGCTCGATGCCGTCGAAGGCGCTCCGACAGTGTGGACAGGCAGGCTCGACGAGCAGCCCCAGTCTGACCATCTCACTACAGTTGTCACACTTTGCTTTCTCGATGTCCTCACGGGCCGCCGTTTCGAGCAGCTTCGCCAGCGCGGTTTGATGGCTCACGTGGCTTTCGACCCGCTTGAGCCGCCGCCGGAGGTCGACCACCGCCCCCGCGAGCCGGTCGGCTTTCGCTTCGAGCGTCTCGACGGACGCCGACATC
This sequence is a window from Halohasta litchfieldiae. Protein-coding genes within it:
- a CDS encoding prolipoprotein diacylglyceryl transferase, whose product is MSGNSEDDEESTGDLWEEVDKFAETNPDDAEFEEFTEPDPNDSEVAEVDESASTDTKVEEFTEPDPDNTEVDQFTETEPTDTFTDSTESASGLSETEEAPDADEVFDEMGVDEVDGEALWDELADTEADARSFDTEESTDSATEFDTDEPGASASTPDEQATSRGQADKRATSAGSETLVDKRDYCQQCPFFTEPPEVSCTHEGTEIIEVLEDGQFRVSNCPVVTDTGPDRTILNDEH